The following proteins are encoded in a genomic region of Actinomadura sp. NAK00032:
- a CDS encoding FAD-dependent oxidoreductase yields MTRMASPVLVAVIGSGPAGIYAAEALVKQADGDVRVDVFDRLPTPYGLVRYGVAPDHTSIKSIAKYLQRVLENPAVRFFGCVELGRDITRADLLGCYDAVVYATGAMVDRQLRIPGEELPGSVAATDFVNWYCGHPDAADHEFDLSVEEVAVVGVGNVAVDVVRILAKTADELRDTDVPEQVIEALSRSRVKRIHMIGRRGPAQAKFTTKEARELGELPSASIHVRPEDMELDPASAELAASDRKTGGNVKVLNGWTGEPAADRPRSIDVRFWRAPAEIIGTDRVEGLKLERTRLEESGRVTGTGEFETLPVGLVLRSVGYQSVPLAGVPFDERSYVVPNDGGRIIGPDGAQIPREYVAGWIKRGPSGVVGTNKSDAAETVRNLLADLAGTEPERKHTIEELLESRGLPVVTYTDWLNLDAAEIALARSLDRGERVKLARWEAMTSACRGGD; encoded by the coding sequence ATGACCCGCATGGCTTCTCCAGTGCTCGTCGCGGTGATCGGATCCGGTCCGGCGGGGATCTACGCCGCCGAGGCCCTCGTCAAGCAGGCCGACGGCGACGTCCGGGTGGACGTCTTCGACCGGCTGCCGACCCCGTACGGGCTGGTCCGCTACGGCGTCGCACCCGACCACACGTCGATCAAGTCGATCGCCAAGTACCTGCAGCGGGTCCTGGAGAACCCGGCCGTCCGGTTCTTCGGCTGCGTCGAACTGGGCCGCGACATCACCCGCGCCGACCTGCTCGGCTGCTACGACGCCGTCGTCTACGCGACCGGCGCGATGGTCGACCGGCAGCTGCGCATCCCCGGCGAGGAGCTGCCCGGCAGCGTCGCCGCCACCGACTTCGTCAACTGGTACTGCGGGCACCCCGACGCCGCCGACCACGAGTTCGACCTGTCCGTGGAGGAGGTCGCGGTGGTCGGCGTCGGCAACGTCGCCGTCGACGTCGTCCGCATCCTCGCCAAGACCGCGGACGAGCTGCGCGACACCGACGTCCCCGAGCAGGTCATCGAGGCGCTGTCGCGCAGCCGGGTCAAGCGGATCCACATGATCGGGCGGCGCGGCCCCGCGCAGGCGAAGTTCACCACCAAGGAGGCCCGCGAGCTGGGCGAGCTGCCCAGCGCGAGCATCCACGTCCGCCCCGAGGACATGGAGCTCGACCCGGCGAGCGCCGAGCTGGCCGCGAGCGACCGCAAGACGGGCGGCAACGTCAAGGTCCTCAACGGCTGGACGGGCGAGCCCGCCGCCGACCGCCCCCGCTCCATCGACGTCCGGTTCTGGCGCGCGCCCGCCGAGATCATCGGCACCGACCGCGTCGAGGGCCTGAAGCTGGAGCGGACCCGGCTGGAGGAGTCGGGCCGCGTCACCGGCACCGGCGAGTTCGAGACGCTGCCCGTCGGCCTGGTGCTGCGGTCGGTCGGCTACCAGAGCGTCCCTCTCGCCGGCGTCCCGTTCGACGAGCGCTCCTACGTCGTCCCGAACGACGGCGGCCGGATCATCGGCCCGGACGGCGCGCAGATCCCCCGCGAGTACGTCGCCGGGTGGATCAAGCGCGGGCCGTCCGGGGTCGTCGGCACCAACAAGTCCGACGCCGCCGAGACCGTCCGCAACCTGCTGGCCGACCTCGCCGGCACCGAGCCCGAGCGCAAGCACACCATCGAGGAGCTGCTGGAGTCGCGCGGGCTGCCCGTCGTCACCTACACCGACTGGCTGAACCTCGACGCCGCCGAGATCGCGCTCGCGCGCAGCCTCGACCGGGGCGAACGGGTCAAGCTGGCCCGGTGGGAGGCGATGACGTCCGCCTGCCGCGGCGGCGACTGA
- the dxs gene encoding 1-deoxy-D-xylulose-5-phosphate synthase — protein MSLLESITGPDDLKRLDGGQLPRLAEEIREFLVQAVSKTGGHLGPNLGAVELTIALHRVFDSPHDKILFDTGHQAYVHKMLTGRHDFELLRKRGGLSGYPSRAESEHDIIENSHASTALSYADGFAKAFQLRGEDDRAVIAVVGDGALTGGMCWEALNNIAAGVDRPVIIVVNDNGRSYSPTIGGLASHLADLRVTQGYENALDLIKKTVPRAPVVGTVAYEALHGIKKGLKDVLQPQAMFEDLGMKYVGPIDGHDEDAVERALRRARGFGRPVIVHCITTKGRGYAPAENDTEDCMHGGGAFDPATGKFVTKKTGPAWTKIFGEEMVAIGGERRDVVGVTAAMLHPTGLAPFAEAFPGRVFDVGIAEQHAVTSATGLAMGGLHPVVAVYATFLNRAFDQVLMDAALHRQPVTFALDRSGVTGDDGASHNGMWDMSILQLVPGLRVAVPRDGARLRELLRECVAVSDGPTAIRYPKGPAADDIEAIDRAGGMDVLARHDGSNGTRVLLVAAGSMATPAVEAAALIAAQGIGVTVVDPRWVKPLDPALLDLARDHALVAVAEDNGRTGAVGDAVARLLRDAEADVPIRTFGIPQEFLDHASRGEILADIGLTPQALARDITESVARITSTEAETAEASKASEAASESSKDKP, from the coding sequence GTGAGCCTGCTGGAGTCGATCACAGGTCCCGACGACCTCAAACGACTGGACGGCGGTCAGCTGCCTCGGCTCGCGGAGGAGATCCGCGAGTTCCTCGTCCAGGCGGTCTCCAAGACCGGCGGGCATCTGGGGCCCAACCTGGGCGCGGTCGAGCTGACGATCGCGCTGCACCGCGTCTTCGACTCGCCGCACGACAAGATCCTCTTCGACACGGGGCACCAGGCCTACGTGCACAAGATGCTCACCGGGCGGCACGACTTCGAGCTGCTGCGCAAGCGCGGCGGCCTGTCCGGCTACCCGAGCCGGGCCGAGTCCGAGCACGACATCATCGAGAACTCGCACGCCTCGACGGCGCTGTCCTACGCCGACGGGTTCGCCAAGGCGTTCCAGCTGCGCGGCGAGGACGACCGCGCCGTGATCGCCGTCGTCGGTGACGGCGCGCTGACCGGCGGCATGTGCTGGGAGGCGCTCAACAACATCGCCGCCGGCGTCGACCGCCCGGTCATCATCGTCGTCAACGACAACGGCCGGTCCTACTCGCCCACCATCGGCGGCCTCGCGTCCCACCTCGCCGACCTGCGCGTCACCCAGGGCTACGAGAACGCGCTCGACCTCATCAAGAAGACGGTGCCGCGGGCGCCCGTCGTCGGCACGGTCGCCTACGAGGCGCTGCACGGCATCAAGAAGGGCCTCAAGGACGTCCTGCAGCCGCAGGCCATGTTCGAGGACCTCGGCATGAAGTACGTCGGCCCGATCGACGGCCACGACGAGGACGCCGTCGAGCGCGCCCTGCGCCGCGCCCGCGGGTTCGGCCGCCCGGTCATCGTGCACTGCATCACGACCAAGGGCCGCGGCTACGCCCCCGCCGAGAACGACACCGAGGACTGCATGCACGGCGGCGGCGCGTTCGACCCCGCCACCGGCAAGTTCGTCACCAAGAAGACCGGCCCCGCCTGGACGAAGATCTTCGGCGAGGAGATGGTCGCGATCGGCGGGGAGCGCCGCGACGTCGTCGGCGTCACGGCCGCGATGCTCCACCCGACCGGGCTCGCGCCCTTCGCCGAGGCCTTCCCGGGCCGCGTCTTCGACGTCGGCATCGCCGAGCAGCACGCCGTCACCTCCGCCACCGGGCTCGCCATGGGCGGGCTGCACCCGGTCGTGGCGGTGTACGCGACGTTCCTGAACCGCGCGTTCGACCAGGTCCTGATGGACGCGGCGCTGCACCGGCAGCCGGTCACGTTCGCGTTGGACCGCTCCGGGGTGACCGGCGACGACGGCGCCAGCCACAACGGCATGTGGGACATGTCGATCCTGCAGCTCGTGCCGGGCCTGCGCGTCGCCGTCCCGCGCGACGGGGCGCGGCTGCGCGAGCTGCTGCGCGAGTGCGTCGCCGTCTCCGACGGGCCGACCGCGATCCGCTACCCCAAGGGCCCGGCGGCCGACGACATCGAGGCGATCGACCGGGCCGGCGGGATGGACGTGCTCGCCCGCCACGACGGCTCCAACGGCACCCGCGTCCTGCTGGTCGCGGCGGGCTCGATGGCGACGCCCGCGGTGGAGGCCGCCGCGCTGATCGCCGCGCAGGGCATCGGCGTCACCGTCGTCGACCCGCGCTGGGTGAAGCCGCTCGACCCGGCGCTGCTCGACCTCGCCCGCGACCACGCGCTCGTCGCCGTCGCCGAGGACAACGGCCGCACCGGCGCCGTCGGCGACGCCGTCGCCCGGCTGCTGCGCGACGCCGAGGCCGACGTCCCGATCCGCACGTTCGGCATCCCGCAGGAGTTCCTCGACCACGCCTCGCGCGGCGAGATCCTCGCCGACATCGGCCTGACGCCGCAGGCGCTCGCCCGCGACATCACCGAGTCGGTGGCCCGCATCACCTCCACCGAGGCCGAGACCGCCGAGGCGTCGAAGGCGTCCGAGGCGGCGTCCGAGAGCTCGAAGGACAAGCCCTGA
- the idi gene encoding isopentenyl-diphosphate Delta-isomerase, translating into MAVEEIVLLNADDEAVGTAPKSSSHHERTPYHLAFSCYVVDTEGRVLITRRALDKRTFPGVWTGSCCGHPGPGEKLRDAVLRRLRDELGMPEAALTSALPRFQYRAVAADGTVEHERCPVVRAVVPAGGPLRPNPAEVEAAEWWTWQQCLDLAGRPESSPWYRLQLAELAPLGAPLDWPDAGPADLPPALPW; encoded by the coding sequence ATGGCCGTCGAAGAGATCGTGCTGCTCAACGCGGATGACGAAGCCGTCGGAACCGCTCCGAAGAGCTCCAGCCACCACGAACGCACGCCCTACCACCTGGCTTTCTCCTGCTATGTGGTGGATACGGAGGGTCGTGTCCTGATCACTCGGCGCGCCCTGGACAAGCGCACCTTCCCCGGGGTCTGGACGGGCAGCTGCTGCGGCCATCCCGGCCCCGGCGAGAAGCTGCGCGACGCGGTCCTGCGGCGGCTGCGCGACGAGCTCGGCATGCCGGAGGCGGCGCTGACGTCCGCGCTGCCCCGGTTCCAGTACCGGGCCGTCGCCGCGGACGGGACCGTCGAGCACGAGCGGTGCCCGGTCGTGCGCGCCGTCGTCCCGGCGGGCGGGCCGCTGCGGCCGAACCCCGCCGAGGTGGAGGCGGCCGAGTGGTGGACGTGGCAGCAGTGCCTCGACCTCGCCGGGCGCCCCGAGTCCTCGCCCTGGTACCGGTTGCAGCTCGCCGAGCTGGCGCCGCTCGGCGCCCCGCTCGACTGGCCGGACGCGGGGCCGGCCGACCTGCCGCCGGCCCTTCCCTGGTAG
- a CDS encoding ABC transporter substrate-binding protein encodes MRVRAFRRRWTVFAAVAMTGALAMSGCGGDDGGGSNNDKSEVEVFSWWTGPGEADGLKAMQADFEKKNPGTKFVNAAIAGGSGTQAKAVLASRLQNRKPPDSFQGHAGAELLDYIKAGQIEPLDDFYQQNNLKSVYPQQLLDQITYKGHIYSVPVNIHRSNVLWYNPDILKDAGVAGPPKSIPEFITALKAVKDKTKKVPLSLGAQWTADHLLENVLLGSLGTDAYNALWKPGADWSSPAVTKALNEFGEIMKYTTLEAASTDWQGAAKAVVDDKAAFNIMGDWAYGYFVGTAPNGLGKKLDTDFKFAPAPGTAGTYMWLSDSFTLPKGAPHRAGAEAWLKEVSSKEGQDLFNPKKGSIPARKDADKSLYTGYLQTAFEEWNNPQTKLAGSFWHGVNANNKWHTDIDTAIGLFLQNRDVAKLQQGLVSAAKNSGQ; translated from the coding sequence ATGCGAGTACGTGCTTTCCGGCGCCGCTGGACGGTGTTCGCGGCCGTGGCGATGACCGGTGCCCTCGCCATGTCGGGCTGCGGCGGCGACGACGGCGGCGGATCGAACAACGACAAGTCCGAGGTCGAGGTCTTCTCCTGGTGGACCGGTCCAGGCGAGGCCGACGGGCTGAAGGCCATGCAGGCCGACTTCGAGAAGAAGAATCCCGGTACCAAGTTCGTCAACGCGGCCATCGCCGGCGGCTCGGGCACGCAGGCCAAGGCCGTCCTGGCGAGCCGGCTGCAGAACCGCAAGCCGCCGGACTCCTTCCAGGGCCACGCGGGCGCCGAGCTGCTCGACTACATCAAGGCCGGGCAGATCGAGCCGCTGGACGACTTCTACCAGCAGAACAACCTGAAGTCGGTCTACCCGCAGCAGCTCCTCGACCAGATCACCTACAAGGGGCACATCTACTCGGTGCCGGTGAACATCCACCGGTCCAACGTGCTCTGGTACAACCCGGACATCCTGAAGGACGCCGGGGTCGCCGGCCCGCCGAAGTCGATCCCCGAGTTCATCACCGCGCTGAAGGCCGTCAAGGACAAGACGAAGAAGGTGCCGCTGTCGCTCGGCGCGCAGTGGACGGCCGACCACCTGCTGGAGAACGTCCTGCTCGGCAGCCTCGGCACCGACGCCTACAACGCGCTGTGGAAGCCGGGCGCGGACTGGAGCAGCCCCGCGGTCACCAAGGCGCTGAACGAGTTCGGCGAGATCATGAAGTACACGACGCTGGAGGCCGCGTCCACCGACTGGCAGGGCGCCGCGAAGGCCGTCGTGGACGACAAGGCCGCGTTCAACATCATGGGCGACTGGGCGTACGGGTACTTCGTCGGCACCGCCCCGAACGGGCTCGGCAAGAAGCTCGACACCGACTTCAAGTTCGCGCCGGCGCCGGGCACCGCGGGCACCTACATGTGGCTGTCGGACAGCTTCACCCTGCCCAAGGGCGCGCCGCACCGCGCGGGCGCGGAGGCGTGGCTGAAGGAGGTGTCCAGCAAGGAGGGCCAGGACCTCTTCAACCCGAAGAAGGGCTCCATCCCCGCCCGTAAGGACGCCGACAAGAGCCTCTACACCGGCTACCTGCAGACGGCGTTCGAGGAGTGGAACAACCCGCAGACCAAGCTCGCGGGCTCGTTCTGGCACGGCGTGAACGCCAACAACAAGTGGCACACCGACATCGACACCGCGATCGGCCTGTTCCTGCAGAACCGGGACGTGGCCAAGCTCCAGCAGGGGCTGGTGAGCGCGGCCAAGAACAGCGGACAGTGA
- a CDS encoding carbohydrate ABC transporter permease gives MTASEEGLKAADPGRRGASEEHRPSFLRRARRWLPGLLLVSPSIVAIGLFVYGLLFWNTRVALSGKHDEVSEYGFDKGRNFVDLWDQPSWPGAVKHALLFTAVFVVGALVLGAFLAFLMDKGIRAEAGFRVVYLFPMAVSFIASGVVWRWLMNPAPPQRAVGFNQLFDKLHLGFLSNSWWQNPDWGMAAMALPAIWQMSGYVMALYLAGFRSVPEDLREAARVDGASEWKVYRYVVFPQLRPVTLSALIILGHISLKVFDLIMAIAGKQIITYVPAIATYVEIFDRHDPANGATIATYMLVAVAVLVIPYLVWSVRSERTR, from the coding sequence GTGACGGCCTCGGAAGAGGGCCTGAAAGCAGCGGACCCCGGCCGCCGGGGCGCGTCCGAGGAGCATCGCCCGTCGTTCCTCAGGCGCGCCCGCCGATGGCTGCCGGGGCTGCTGCTGGTCTCGCCGTCCATCGTCGCGATCGGCCTGTTCGTCTACGGGCTGCTGTTCTGGAACACCCGGGTCGCGCTGAGCGGCAAGCACGACGAGGTCTCCGAGTACGGGTTCGACAAGGGCAGGAACTTCGTCGACCTGTGGGACCAGCCGAGCTGGCCGGGCGCGGTGAAGCACGCGCTGCTGTTCACGGCCGTGTTCGTCGTCGGCGCCCTGGTGCTCGGCGCGTTCCTGGCGTTCCTCATGGACAAGGGCATCCGCGCGGAGGCGGGCTTCCGCGTCGTGTACCTGTTCCCGATGGCGGTGTCGTTCATCGCGAGCGGCGTGGTGTGGCGGTGGCTGATGAACCCGGCGCCGCCGCAGCGCGCCGTCGGCTTCAACCAGCTGTTCGACAAGCTCCATCTCGGGTTCCTGTCGAACAGCTGGTGGCAGAACCCCGACTGGGGAATGGCGGCGATGGCCCTCCCCGCCATCTGGCAGATGTCCGGGTACGTCATGGCCCTGTACCTGGCCGGGTTCCGCAGCGTCCCGGAGGACCTGCGGGAGGCGGCGCGGGTGGACGGCGCGTCCGAGTGGAAGGTGTACCGGTACGTGGTGTTCCCGCAGCTCCGGCCGGTGACGCTGTCCGCGCTGATCATCCTCGGGCACATCTCGCTGAAGGTGTTCGACCTGATCATGGCGATCGCGGGCAAGCAGATCATCACCTATGTGCCGGCGATCGCCACCTACGTGGAGATCTTCGACCGGCACGACCCGGCCAACGGCGCCACCATCGCCACCTACATGCTGGTCGCGGTCGCGGTGCTGGTGATCCCGTACCTGGTCTGGTCGGTGCGCTCGGAGCGGACCCGATGA
- a CDS encoding carbohydrate ABC transporter permease, producing MTAVGAPGRRSSGAVQAVKLAVLLAFVLLFLIPVYVLVVTSFKPLDEADPSSAWSLPSHWSTSGWGAAWDTLKPGLENSVKIAVSGSLISAVLGSLNGYVLSKWRFPGADVVFTLFLFGMFIPYQAVMIPLAGLLTDMELSGTIRGLVLAHVVYGIPICTLIFRNYYVTIPDELIEASRVDGAGMLRTYWSVVLPVSAPAFAVTLIWQFTSMWNDFLFAVFLGAPDSWPVTVMLNNTAGSGAVAVQYNQQMASALLASLPTLLVYLLLGRFFMRGLMAGALKG from the coding sequence ATGACCGCCGTGGGCGCGCCGGGCCGCCGCTCGTCCGGCGCCGTGCAGGCGGTGAAGCTGGCCGTCCTGCTGGCGTTCGTGCTGCTGTTCCTCATCCCGGTCTACGTGCTGGTGGTCACGAGCTTCAAGCCGCTGGACGAGGCCGACCCGAGCAGCGCGTGGAGCCTGCCGAGCCACTGGAGCACCTCCGGCTGGGGCGCGGCCTGGGACACCCTGAAGCCCGGCCTGGAGAACAGCGTCAAGATCGCCGTGTCCGGTTCGCTGATCTCGGCGGTGCTGGGCTCGCTGAACGGCTACGTGCTGTCCAAGTGGCGGTTCCCGGGCGCGGACGTCGTCTTCACGCTGTTCCTGTTCGGCATGTTCATCCCCTACCAGGCGGTCATGATCCCGCTGGCGGGCCTGCTGACGGACATGGAGCTGTCGGGGACGATCCGCGGCCTGGTCCTCGCGCACGTCGTGTACGGCATCCCGATCTGCACGCTCATCTTCCGGAACTACTACGTCACGATTCCGGACGAGCTGATCGAGGCGTCCCGCGTGGACGGCGCCGGCATGCTGCGCACGTACTGGTCGGTGGTGCTGCCGGTGTCGGCGCCCGCGTTCGCGGTGACGCTGATCTGGCAGTTCACCTCGATGTGGAACGACTTCCTGTTCGCGGTGTTCCTCGGTGCCCCCGACAGCTGGCCGGTCACGGTGATGCTGAACAACACCGCGGGCTCGGGCGCGGTCGCCGTCCAGTACAACCAGCAGATGGCCTCGGCGCTCCTGGCGTCGCTGCCGACCCTGCTGGTGTATCTGCTGCTCGGACGGTTCTTCATGCGCGGCCTAATGGCGGGGGCACTAAAGGGGTGA
- a CDS encoding Uma2 family endonuclease, which yields MSIAHDHGGLGPYTVEDLHAREDEGRGLELEDGWLVELSPNPLHNIAYRRLHELIEAAAAQAGADIYVDRGGDWEISTAAGVRKPDVIAVPGDIAESWFDGECRTTIPGQDLLLVVEVVSPRSGSEGRDRFRKPQEYAAMGIPQYWLVDYTPEPVVQIFVLADGETGPSGKKAGAYRLDQAAKAGDTLQVEIAADKPFTVRFDPEVLRQRPKHLTDI from the coding sequence GTGAGCATCGCGCATGATCATGGCGGGCTTGGCCCGTACACGGTGGAGGACCTGCACGCCCGAGAGGACGAAGGCCGAGGCCTTGAACTCGAGGACGGGTGGCTGGTCGAGTTGTCTCCGAACCCACTGCACAACATCGCCTACCGGAGGCTGCACGAACTCATCGAGGCCGCCGCGGCACAGGCCGGCGCCGACATATACGTCGATCGAGGCGGGGACTGGGAGATCAGCACGGCCGCGGGCGTCCGCAAGCCCGATGTGATCGCGGTCCCCGGCGATATCGCCGAATCGTGGTTCGACGGCGAGTGCCGGACCACCATTCCGGGCCAGGACCTGCTCCTCGTAGTGGAGGTCGTCTCGCCGCGGAGCGGAAGCGAGGGCAGGGACCGCTTCCGCAAGCCCCAGGAGTACGCGGCGATGGGGATCCCTCAGTACTGGCTGGTCGACTACACACCCGAACCCGTCGTCCAGATCTTCGTGCTGGCCGACGGGGAGACCGGGCCCAGCGGAAAGAAGGCCGGCGCCTACCGGCTCGACCAGGCGGCGAAGGCCGGGGACACCCTGCAAGTCGAGATAGCCGCCGACAAGCCGTTCACCGTCCGGTTCGACCCGGAGGTCCTCAGACAACGCCCCAAGCACCTCACGGACATCTGA
- the mug gene encoding G/U mismatch-specific DNA glycosylase gives MRPTKADLAAARDRVIPDVLPPDGGTLRVLFSGINPGLYSGATGYHFARPGNRFWPALHRSGFTDRLLDPSEQDLLPGYGLGITNLAHRTTARADELTDTELREGGLRLHALVERHRPAYLAVAGVTAYRTAFGRPRTRIGPQDEQFGPARLWVLPNPSGLNASWPLDRIAAEFARLREAAEALRCP, from the coding sequence ATGCGTCCCACGAAGGCCGACCTGGCGGCCGCCCGCGACCGGGTCATCCCCGACGTCCTGCCGCCGGACGGCGGGACGCTCCGCGTGCTGTTCAGCGGCATCAACCCGGGCCTGTACTCCGGCGCGACCGGATACCACTTCGCGCGCCCCGGCAACCGCTTCTGGCCGGCGCTGCACCGCTCGGGCTTCACCGACCGCCTCCTGGACCCGTCCGAGCAGGACCTGCTGCCCGGCTACGGCCTCGGCATCACGAACCTGGCGCACCGCACCACGGCCCGCGCCGACGAGCTGACCGACACCGAACTCCGCGAGGGCGGGCTGCGCCTGCACGCGCTCGTCGAACGCCACCGCCCCGCTTACCTGGCGGTCGCCGGCGTCACCGCCTACCGCACGGCCTTCGGCCGCCCCCGCACGCGGATAGGCCCGCAGGACGAGCAGTTCGGCCCCGCGAGGCTCTGGGTCCTCCCGAACCCGAGCGGCCTGAACGCGAGCTGGCCGCTCGACCGCATCGCCGCCGAGTTCGCCCGCCTCCGCGAAGCCGCCGAGGCCCTCAGATGTCCGTGA
- a CDS encoding sulfite exporter TauE/SafE family protein: MPPLDFLLIGGLAALAGAIVQGSVGLGVGLVATPVVTLLYPSLMPGSILVVAFVLPLATLAREVGHVDSRGLGWAFGGRLAGTPFGVWLVAAVPARALGVVIGTVVLAALAMTAGSRVVPRNRRTLAAAGVVSGMTGTASSIGGPPMALLYQRESGPRVRATLALYFAGGALLSLAVLGAAGHLPVRQVVAGVALLPFVLAGFLVAGPLRRRLDAGRLRLALLIVVGTSAVVLIVRNLV; encoded by the coding sequence GTGCCCCCTCTCGACTTCCTCCTGATCGGCGGGCTGGCCGCGCTGGCCGGCGCGATCGTGCAGGGCAGCGTCGGCCTCGGCGTCGGCCTGGTCGCGACCCCGGTCGTGACGCTGCTGTACCCGTCGCTGATGCCGGGCTCGATCCTGGTCGTCGCCTTCGTCCTCCCGCTCGCCACGCTCGCGCGGGAGGTCGGGCACGTCGACTCGCGGGGGCTCGGCTGGGCGTTCGGCGGCCGGCTCGCCGGGACGCCGTTCGGGGTGTGGCTCGTCGCCGCCGTCCCCGCTCGCGCCCTCGGCGTCGTGATCGGCACCGTCGTCCTCGCCGCGCTCGCGATGACGGCCGGGTCGCGGGTGGTGCCGCGCAACCGCCGGACGCTCGCCGCCGCCGGGGTCGTCTCGGGCATGACCGGGACCGCCTCCAGCATCGGCGGCCCGCCGATGGCGCTGCTCTACCAGCGCGAGAGCGGCCCCCGCGTGCGCGCGACGCTCGCGCTGTACTTCGCCGGCGGCGCGCTGCTGTCCCTGGCCGTCCTCGGCGCCGCCGGGCACCTGCCCGTCAGGCAGGTCGTCGCGGGCGTTGCGCTGCTGCCGTTCGTCCTCGCGGGCTTCCTCGTCGCCGGGCCGCTGCGCCGCCGCCTGGACGCCGGACGGCTCCGGCTGGCGCTGCTCATCGTCGTCGGGACGTCCGCGGTGGTGCTGATCGTCCGTAATCTGGTCTGA
- a CDS encoding aldo/keto reductase → MNKIGELDVFPLCLGGNVFGWTAGKERSFEILDAYAAAGGNFVDTSDSYMASAPGNRGGESETIIGEWAQARGNRDDIVIATKVGRHPERRGLAPANIKAAADDSLRRLRTDRIDLYYTHFDDPSVPVEDIMTALDELVTAGKVRQIAVSNIEPDRLEASLAFSEREGTARYTAIQPHYNLVSRDTYEGPRRDLAERHGLAAVPYYGLASGFLTGKYRPGAKVDSVRAGSAAEHLESERGQRVLAALDIVAGEQGAAVATVALAWLAAQPTVAAPIASARTLDQLPPLVEAARTTLTDDQLKRLTEASA, encoded by the coding sequence ATGAACAAAATCGGTGAACTGGACGTCTTCCCGCTCTGCCTGGGCGGCAACGTCTTCGGGTGGACGGCCGGCAAGGAGCGCTCGTTCGAGATCCTGGACGCCTACGCGGCGGCCGGCGGCAACTTCGTCGACACCTCCGACTCCTACATGGCGTCCGCGCCCGGCAACAGGGGCGGCGAGTCCGAGACGATCATCGGGGAGTGGGCGCAGGCGCGCGGCAACCGCGACGACATCGTCATCGCGACCAAGGTGGGCCGCCATCCCGAGCGCCGGGGCCTCGCCCCGGCGAACATCAAGGCCGCCGCCGACGACTCGCTGCGGCGGCTCCGCACCGACCGCATCGACCTGTACTACACGCACTTCGACGACCCGTCCGTCCCCGTCGAGGACATCATGACGGCGCTGGACGAGCTGGTCACCGCCGGCAAGGTCCGGCAGATCGCGGTGTCGAACATCGAGCCCGACCGGCTCGAGGCCTCGCTGGCGTTCAGCGAGCGCGAGGGCACCGCCCGGTACACCGCCATCCAGCCGCACTACAACCTCGTGTCCCGCGACACCTACGAGGGGCCGCGCCGCGACCTCGCCGAACGGCACGGGCTGGCCGCCGTCCCGTACTACGGCCTCGCCTCCGGCTTCCTGACCGGCAAGTACCGGCCCGGCGCCAAGGTGGACAGCGTGCGCGCCGGCAGCGCCGCCGAGCACCTGGAGAGCGAGCGCGGGCAGCGCGTGCTGGCGGCGCTCGACATCGTCGCCGGGGAGCAGGGCGCCGCCGTCGCGACCGTCGCGCTGGCCTGGCTCGCCGCGCAGCCGACCGTCGCCGCGCCCATCGCCAGCGCCCGCACCCTCGACCAGCTGCCGCCGCTCGTCGAGGCGGCCCGCACGACCCTCACCGACGACCAGCTCAAACGCCTCACCGAGGCCTCCGCCTGA
- a CDS encoding LysE family translocator — MPTACLAFAAMAALLTIMPGVDTMLVLRSTVAAGRRTGLLASAGVVTGLMCWALASAVGLTALLAASRLAFDVLRVAGACYLLWLGARALWAARRRTPDTAEPAEARTSGLTAFRTGLTTNLLNPKVGAFYMSLLPQFVPDGASVFWTSMLFAVIHAAESLLWLALLVGAAAAARRTLSRPAVKRRLQQLTGAAFIGFGLRLAVDH; from the coding sequence GTGCCGACCGCCTGTCTCGCCTTCGCCGCCATGGCCGCGCTCCTGACCATCATGCCGGGCGTCGACACGATGCTCGTCCTGCGCAGCACCGTGGCCGCCGGGCGCCGCACCGGCCTCCTCGCGTCCGCCGGGGTGGTGACGGGGCTGATGTGCTGGGCCCTCGCGAGCGCCGTCGGGCTGACCGCGCTGCTCGCCGCGTCCCGCCTGGCCTTCGACGTCCTGCGCGTCGCCGGCGCCTGCTACCTCCTGTGGCTCGGCGCGCGCGCCCTCTGGGCCGCCCGCCGCCGGACGCCGGACACCGCCGAACCCGCTGAGGCGCGGACGTCCGGCCTCACCGCCTTCCGCACGGGCCTCACCACGAACCTGCTGAACCCCAAGGTCGGCGCCTTCTACATGAGCCTGCTGCCGCAGTTCGTCCCGGACGGCGCCTCGGTGTTCTGGACGAGCATGCTGTTCGCGGTCATCCACGCCGCCGAGAGCCTGCTGTGGCTCGCCCTCCTGGTCGGCGCGGCCGCGGCCGCCCGCCGGACCCTGTCCCGCCCCGCCGTGAAGCGCCGCCTCCAGCAACTGACCGGCGCGGCCTTCATCGGCTTCGGCCTCCGCCTCGCCGTCGACCACTGA